In Atribacterota bacterium, a genomic segment contains:
- the rsmB gene encoding 16S rRNA (cytosine(967)-C(5))-methyltransferase RsmB — MDLYRNIPSRKLILRILNRLEKQNSYLNILLPSFFLKYKPIDQDKALMQEISYGVTRFKKRLDWIISQFLTNKKVTFPLTIQNILRMGIYQILYLEKVPDYAIVYESVELAKQSPFKGYSGLVNAILRNVIRKSANINWPDIKSDPINYISVFYSFPEWLVRRWINRFGLDMCLKICQANNIKPSLTLRINSLKISMQQFRERLSELKITFQESVYLPATAIIIKDFYEVGKIPIFKEGLFTIQDESSMLASEFLAPVAGETIIDMCSGPGGKTTHMAQLMQNKGKIMALEINQSRLEMVVAEARRLGIEIISPVLIDSRKLNSAYLGKADKILVDAPCSGTGVIRKKPDIKWKQWDISHLNGLNQIQENLLDTAAQYLKLGGELLYTTCSIEKEENEDIILKFIKKHTNFTIQESSQFVEKNGIVNYKTNIKEAIQLIPGYSGKNIDGFYIIKMKKNNFKE; from the coding sequence TTGGATCTATATCGTAACATACCTAGTAGGAAATTAATTTTAAGAATCTTAAATCGGTTGGAAAAGCAGAATTCTTATTTAAATATTTTACTTCCTTCTTTTTTTTTAAAATATAAACCAATAGATCAAGATAAAGCTTTAATGCAGGAAATAAGTTATGGTGTAACCCGTTTCAAAAAAAGGTTGGACTGGATTATAAGTCAATTTCTCACCAATAAAAAAGTAACATTTCCCTTAACTATTCAAAATATCCTGAGAATGGGAATTTATCAGATTCTTTATTTAGAAAAAGTACCAGACTACGCTATAGTGTATGAATCAGTGGAATTGGCTAAACAAAGTCCATTTAAAGGTTATTCCGGTCTGGTAAATGCTATCCTAAGAAATGTTATTCGAAAATCTGCTAATATTAACTGGCCTGATATTAAGTCAGATCCAATTAACTATATTTCTGTCTTTTATTCTTTTCCAGAATGGTTAGTGAGAAGGTGGATTAATAGATTTGGTTTAGACATGTGTTTGAAAATTTGCCAAGCGAACAATATTAAACCCAGCCTCACATTGCGGATTAATTCCCTAAAAATAAGCATGCAACAATTCCGGGAAAGATTGTCTGAATTAAAGATAACTTTTCAGGAAAGTGTATATCTTCCTGCCACTGCGATTATAATAAAAGATTTTTATGAAGTTGGCAAGATACCAATCTTTAAAGAAGGTTTATTTACTATTCAGGATGAAAGCTCAATGCTGGCTTCAGAGTTTTTGGCTCCTGTTGCTGGTGAAACAATTATTGATATGTGTAGCGGTCCCGGAGGGAAAACCACTCATATGGCTCAGCTTATGCAAAATAAGGGTAAAATAATGGCTTTGGAGATAAATCAAAGTAGACTGGAAATGGTTGTTGCTGAAGCCAGGAGACTTGGTATTGAAATTATTTCTCCAGTTCTAATTGATTCCCGAAAACTAAATAGTGCATACCTGGGAAAAGCTGATAAAATATTGGTTGATGCTCCCTGCTCTGGAACAGGAGTAATCAGAAAAAAACCTGACATAAAATGGAAGCAGTGGGATATAAGCCACCTCAATGGATTAAATCAAATACAGGAAAACTTACTTGATACAGCTGCCCAATATTTGAAACTGGGTGGTGAATTGCTTTATACTACTTGTAGTATAGAAAAAGAGGAAAACGAGGATATAATATTAAAATTTATCAAGAAACATACCAATTTTACCATCCAGGAAAGTTCACAGTTTGTTGAGAAAAATGGTATAGTAAATTATAAAACTAACATTAAAGAAGCAATACAATTAATTCCAGGATATTCTGGCAAAAATATTGATGGATTTTATATAATAAAGATGAAAAAGAATAATTTTAAGGAATAA
- a CDS encoding YicC family protein translates to MVKSMTGFGMNEAEVNGITSITEIKTVNNRYCDIKVKMPPIQSLDILQRIENIIQQRINRGTVSVFIKVDDGNDRISQIKLNEDLLKSYLQSLHRLKEIAQIEEEINLDSLLRYKEIFEFIKKEEEEGKWESIKVSLNRALDSLVQSREEEGNRLMKDILKGVTLMKKIVQEIEEEKVECLKEFQEKLKERIKQLTQTISLDEGRSEMEVAFLVQRSDITEEITRLKSHINQLKRIAKNRKPIGKKLEFYTQEMGREINTIGAKSVTQSISEKVIRLKEELEKIKEQSRNIE, encoded by the coding sequence TTGGTAAAAAGTATGACCGGCTTTGGAATGAATGAAGCTGAGGTTAATGGTATTACTTCTATAACAGAGATAAAAACAGTAAATAATCGCTATTGCGATATCAAAGTCAAGATGCCTCCTATCCAATCATTGGATATTCTGCAAAGAATAGAGAACATTATTCAACAGAGAATAAATAGGGGAACTGTTAGTGTTTTTATTAAAGTTGATGATGGTAATGATCGGATTAGCCAGATTAAATTAAATGAAGATTTACTGAAGTCCTATTTACAATCATTACATAGATTAAAAGAGATTGCCCAAATAGAGGAGGAAATTAATCTGGATTCATTGCTCAGATATAAAGAAATATTTGAATTTATTAAAAAAGAGGAAGAGGAAGGGAAATGGGAATCAATAAAAGTTTCTCTAAATAGAGCTCTGGATTCTTTGGTGCAGAGTAGGGAGGAGGAAGGCAACAGATTAATGAAAGATATTCTAAAAGGAGTTACCCTCATGAAAAAAATAGTGCAAGAGATAGAAGAGGAAAAAGTCGAATGTCTTAAGGAATTTCAGGAGAAGTTAAAAGAAAGAATAAAGCAGCTAACACAGACTATTTCACTGGACGAGGGAAGGAGTGAAATGGAAGTGGCATTTTTAGTGCAAAGGAGTGACATTACTGAGGAGATAACCAGATTAAAAAGCCATATCAATCAGCTAAAGAGAATTGCCAAAAATAGAAAGCCTATAGGGAAGAAGCTGGAGTTTTATACCCAGGAGATGGGCAGGGAAATAAATACTATAGGTGCTAAATCTGTTACTCAGAGCATATCTGAAAAAGTTATTAGACTAAAGGAAGAGTTAGAAAAGATTAAAGAACAATCAAGAAATATTGAATAA
- the fmt gene encoding methionyl-tRNA formyltransferase encodes MRIIFTGTSSFGVPILKQLISLQKDIVAVVTPPDRPGGRGKRMLASPIKILASQSGLYLFQPEDINADSTIQKIARLHPDLIILVAYGQILSGKILKLPTQGCLNIHPSLLPKYKGPAPINWVLIKGEQETGVTFLFMNERIDAGDIILQKRIEILPEENFEQLSIRLAIESAILLEEVLLTIERGEYERFPQPKEKYFYARKINKDDCRIDWYQKAIEIYNLVRGLTPLPGAYTEFKDKRIKISETSLLEKIKINNNLFQQKPGTIVKLNKSGIMVLAGDGNFIVIKRLIPAGSKEMDASGFINGYHIEIGNSFN; translated from the coding sequence GTGCGAATTATTTTCACTGGTACATCTTCTTTTGGCGTACCGATATTAAAGCAGTTAATTTCCTTGCAGAAGGATATTGTGGCTGTTGTGACCCCGCCGGATCGACCTGGGGGTAGGGGAAAAAGAATGTTAGCTTCTCCTATCAAAATACTGGCTTCTCAATCTGGCTTATACCTATTTCAACCAGAAGACATCAATGCAGATAGTACTATTCAAAAGATTGCCAGGCTACATCCTGATTTAATAATTCTAGTTGCCTATGGCCAAATACTCTCCGGTAAAATACTAAAGCTGCCAACTCAAGGCTGTTTAAATATCCATCCCTCCTTGTTGCCTAAATATAAAGGTCCAGCACCAATTAACTGGGTACTTATAAAAGGGGAGCAAGAAACTGGAGTTACATTTTTATTTATGAATGAAAGGATTGATGCGGGGGATATTATTCTTCAGAAAAGAATAGAGATATTACCTGAGGAAAATTTCGAGCAATTAAGCATCAGACTGGCCATAGAAAGTGCTATCTTACTGGAAGAGGTATTGTTAACCATCGAAAGAGGAGAATATGAAAGATTCCCTCAACCAAAGGAAAAATATTTTTATGCCAGAAAAATAAATAAGGATGATTGCCGAATTGATTGGTATCAAAAAGCTATAGAAATCTATAATCTGGTGAGAGGCCTCACTCCTTTGCCCGGAGCCTATACTGAATTTAAGGACAAAAGAATTAAAATTAGTGAGACCAGCCTGTTAGAGAAAATAAAGATAAATAATAATCTATTTCAGCAAAAACCAGGAACTATAGTTAAGCTCAATAAAAGTGGTATAATGGTATTAGCCGGAGATGGTAATTTTATTGTCATCAAAAGGCTTATTCCAGCGGGTTCCAAAGAAATGGATGCCTCTGGATTTATTAATGGTTACCATATTGAAATTGGTAACTCATTTAATTGA
- the gmk gene encoding guanylate kinase has protein sequence MEKYRGHLFVISGPSGVGKGTLRKKLFEHVPDLQYSVSVTTRKPRREEREGIDYFFVDEETFRRYIQENRFAEWAKVHGDCKGTLLSTINKTLVEGKDLLLEIDVQGALQIKNKYPEGIFIFIAPPSWDKLENRLRGRSTEDEENLKKRLNDAHYEMEYIRYYDYIIVNNQLGKALEELKAIIVSERCRIRENK, from the coding sequence ATGGAGAAATATAGGGGTCATCTATTTGTTATTTCTGGTCCATCAGGAGTGGGCAAGGGTACTCTCAGAAAAAAATTATTTGAACACGTTCCAGATTTACAATACTCAGTTTCGGTAACTACTAGAAAGCCAAGAAGGGAAGAACGGGAAGGGATTGATTATTTTTTTGTAGATGAGGAAACTTTTAGAAGATATATCCAGGAGAATAGATTTGCTGAGTGGGCAAAGGTTCATGGAGATTGCAAAGGTACTTTATTAAGCACTATTAATAAAACACTTGTTGAAGGCAAAGATCTGCTGCTGGAGATTGACGTTCAGGGAGCATTACAGATAAAAAATAAATATCCGGAAGGAATATTTATTTTTATTGCACCACCTTCCTGGGATAAATTGGAAAATCGGTTAAGGGGAAGAAGTACAGAGGATGAGGAAAATCTAAAAAAAAGGCTAAATGATGCCCATTATGAGATGGAATATATTAGATATTACGATTATATAATTGTTAATAATCAACTAGGGAAAGCCTTAGAGGAACTGAAGGCTATTATTGTTAGTGAAAGATGCAGGATCAGAGAAAATAAATAA
- a CDS encoding NFACT RNA binding domain-containing protein: MILDSIALSLVAYEINKQIIPARIVDLHQIEQYGILLVLKNKKGDHRIFFSLKPDKMTFFISEIIPPEDNVSSIFAKQLKSQLQGGKLSNIEQVGFDRIIKLTIQSYHKFGPSVEYNLIIEFMGKHSNAILIDENGFIKTALKQVGSELNRYREIKPGIPYKSPPAQDKLNPLTVSKEQFLNIFRRNSASSQPDYWWQLLGYNFQGISQKSAREIVSFLNFPAEQPVSELQSEQLINLWETFCNFREKIIQHNITPLLLIDRNSGKVIDYSLLSPIGSPEIEYLSFNQVSACLESFYCQISKEEKKQELHQIISKILNKNREKLEEKNKFLKRKNKEIEDCEQYKKKGELIKANLWNIKYRIHQVTLIDYTEPGHPRVDIELNTNLSPLQNARHFFQRYKKLTVNRVRIKKQLLENQESLKQLNEIYLKLSESNNSLSKLTALYQKLVQLNYIKGGGRIGNKNSVRRIPSILKFLSANGWTILVGKNSQQNEYILRHLSNGNDFWLHHQLKSGAHVIIKNHQNLSSPPPDTLTFAARLTGYYSRVKNHETAPIIYTLRKYVKKPKNSKIGKVVYSQEKSIPVLIDYEEIQKDINKMIIT, translated from the coding sequence ATGATACTGGATAGCATTGCTTTATCACTGGTAGCTTATGAAATTAATAAACAGATAATTCCAGCCAGGATTGTTGACCTCCACCAAATCGAACAATATGGAATATTGCTGGTTCTAAAAAATAAAAAAGGTGACCATAGAATATTCTTTTCTCTGAAACCGGATAAAATGACTTTCTTCATAAGCGAGATTATTCCGCCAGAAGATAATGTTAGCTCAATATTTGCCAAACAATTAAAAAGTCAACTTCAGGGAGGTAAGCTATCAAATATAGAGCAGGTAGGCTTTGACCGTATTATCAAACTTACCATCCAATCCTATCATAAATTTGGACCCTCAGTAGAATATAATCTAATAATTGAATTTATGGGTAAACATAGTAATGCCATCCTAATTGATGAAAATGGTTTTATCAAAACTGCACTAAAACAAGTTGGCTCTGAACTGAATAGGTACCGGGAGATTAAACCAGGAATTCCATATAAATCCCCTCCCGCACAAGATAAATTGAATCCTCTGACTGTAAGTAAAGAACAGTTCCTGAATATTTTCCGCAGAAACAGTGCTTCATCTCAACCAGATTATTGGTGGCAACTTTTAGGCTATAATTTCCAAGGCATAAGCCAAAAAAGTGCTAGAGAGATAGTTTCTTTCTTGAACTTTCCTGCTGAACAACCAGTCTCTGAACTTCAATCAGAACAACTAATTAACCTTTGGGAAACATTCTGTAACTTTAGAGAGAAAATTATTCAGCACAACATAACACCACTGTTGTTAATTGATAGAAATAGTGGTAAGGTAATCGACTATTCTTTACTTTCACCCATAGGATCACCGGAAATAGAATATTTATCTTTTAATCAGGTTTCGGCTTGCCTTGAATCTTTTTATTGCCAGATTAGCAAAGAGGAAAAGAAGCAGGAATTGCATCAAATAATAAGTAAAATCCTGAATAAAAACCGGGAAAAATTAGAAGAAAAAAATAAATTTTTAAAGAGAAAAAATAAAGAGATAGAGGATTGCGAACAATATAAAAAGAAAGGAGAATTAATTAAAGCGAATTTATGGAATATAAAATACCGCATTCATCAGGTTACCCTTATAGATTATACTGAACCTGGCCATCCCAGGGTTGATATTGAATTAAATACTAACTTATCACCACTACAAAATGCCCGTCATTTTTTCCAGAGATACAAAAAATTAACCGTGAATAGAGTAAGAATAAAAAAACAACTATTGGAGAATCAAGAATCTTTGAAGCAATTAAATGAAATTTATTTAAAATTATCGGAAAGTAATAATTCTCTCAGCAAATTAACCGCTCTCTATCAGAAATTAGTGCAGTTAAATTATATTAAAGGGGGGGGAAGAATCGGGAATAAGAATTCGGTAAGAAGAATCCCTTCTATTCTAAAATTTCTTTCTGCTAACGGTTGGACTATATTGGTGGGAAAGAATAGTCAGCAAAATGAATATATCCTAAGGCATCTTTCCAACGGCAATGATTTCTGGTTGCACCATCAGCTTAAATCCGGTGCCCATGTTATAATAAAAAACCACCAGAATTTATCATCCCCTCCTCCTGATACACTAACCTTTGCTGCCCGATTAACCGGATATTATAGTAGAGTGAAAAATCATGAGACAGCTCCAATAATATATACCTTAAGAAAATATGTCAAAAAACCAAAAAATAGTAAAATTGGTAAGGTAGTTTACTCTCAGGAAAAGAGTATACCGGTTCTCATTGATTATGAGGAAATACAGAAAGATATAAATAAGATGATAATAACTTAA
- the def gene encoding peptide deformylase, translated as MAILKLQKYGSPILREKALPVNKVDEEIRELVQNMIETMYAEGGVGLAAPQVGVSKRIIVLDTEEKGVIVLINPVLIKREGESKEEEGCLSVPGIYSTVRRSSIITVEAMDLNEKKIQITQEGFLAIVLQHEIDHLDGYLFIDRLSPAKRLMLKEQLKNIE; from the coding sequence ATGGCTATTTTAAAATTACAAAAATATGGCTCCCCTATTTTAAGGGAAAAAGCGTTGCCTGTGAATAAGGTCGATGAAGAAATCAGAGAACTGGTACAGAATATGATTGAAACAATGTATGCAGAAGGAGGTGTCGGCTTAGCAGCTCCCCAGGTGGGTGTTTCCAAACGGATAATTGTTCTGGATACAGAGGAAAAGGGAGTAATTGTCTTAATTAATCCGGTTCTCATTAAACGAGAAGGGGAATCCAAAGAAGAAGAGGGATGCTTGAGTGTACCTGGGATATACTCTACTGTACGCAGGTCCTCCATAATTACGGTAGAGGCTATGGATTTAAATGAAAAAAAGATTCAGATTACTCAGGAAGGTTTTTTGGCTATTGTTTTGCAACATGAAATCGACCACTTGGATGGCTATCTCTTTATAGATAGACTGAGTCCTGCTAAAAGATTAATGTTAAAAGAGCAGTTAAAAAATATTGAGTAA
- the priA gene encoding primosomal protein N', whose product MINNNVAEVIPLNINLDHGFHYLIPISLKEAVEVGKRVTISFQNRKKVGIVVNINKETEFQDLKEIEEVLDPVPILSRGILALTDWIARYYLCPRGTVISYIVPSRISNKKIASVLNNIHLAGRILDKEKPCYRKRNEDNKPQINNCQYNLFSAQHTLIADNFNKPVLFHYHSYRERDLYYISLIMKTIQEGKQILILIPDQFSCNDLKEKLGKKLGKSLAIFDKNISQNQKYLRFIMAQKEDIKVVMGTRSNIFLPFLNLGLIIVEQEDSALYKEERVPRYHAREVAQARALIESARVILGSGAPTIESYWQGINGHYHLKTKDYVHNTKPKNLLQTYFVDLEEEKSFQRVISFQLQQQIAECLREKKGIVLFLNRRGFASYISCGQCGQVMKCPDCSSLLSYHREAKNSFFLCHNCGNKISYSRNCPNCGKQALKPMGFGIQYVEDIIHRMFPKAVIQRFDKDVAPNFRIQKQLLHRFQEGEIDILIGTQLLFQKLNFQQVYLVGFILVDHLLNIPDYRSAEITFQFIYRVILSLLEQKKPKILLIQTCQPEHHSLQGIKGLSYPLFYQKEITLRKELEYPPFTKIIRIDFAGASQDLVRKSALEFGEFIHKSDVWSIMGRDTVINEDNLLIVKDKGRNRVSLLVRIQNEKQNFEQVRKKMFPYVLKYQKHKVKLVIDVEPIRLY is encoded by the coding sequence ATGATAAACAATAATGTAGCCGAGGTCATTCCTCTAAATATAAATCTTGATCATGGTTTTCATTATCTCATTCCCATATCTCTAAAGGAAGCAGTTGAAGTTGGAAAGAGGGTTACAATATCTTTTCAAAATAGAAAAAAAGTTGGAATTGTGGTAAATATCAATAAGGAAACAGAATTCCAAGATCTGAAAGAAATTGAAGAGGTCCTGGATCCTGTTCCCATTCTATCCCGGGGGATTCTGGCCTTAACTGATTGGATAGCTAGATATTATCTATGTCCCAGAGGAACTGTAATATCTTATATTGTACCTTCCCGGATATCTAATAAAAAGATTGCTTCTGTTCTGAATAACATCCACTTAGCAGGTAGAATTTTAGATAAAGAAAAACCTTGTTATAGAAAAAGAAATGAAGATAATAAACCTCAAATTAATAATTGTCAATATAATCTTTTTTCAGCACAGCATACCTTGATAGCAGATAATTTCAACAAACCAGTGCTTTTTCACTACCATAGTTATAGAGAAAGGGATCTTTATTATATCTCATTGATTATGAAAACTATTCAGGAGGGGAAACAGATATTAATCCTTATACCTGATCAGTTCAGTTGTAATGATTTGAAGGAAAAACTAGGTAAAAAATTAGGAAAATCCTTAGCTATCTTTGATAAAAACATAAGTCAGAATCAAAAATATCTTCGTTTTATCATGGCGCAGAAAGAAGATATCAAAGTAGTTATGGGTACCAGGTCCAATATCTTTCTCCCCTTTTTAAATCTTGGTCTCATAATAGTAGAACAGGAGGACTCAGCTTTATATAAGGAGGAGAGAGTTCCCCGCTATCATGCTCGAGAAGTTGCCCAGGCTAGGGCTTTAATAGAGTCTGCCAGGGTAATTTTGGGTTCTGGTGCACCAACAATAGAAAGTTATTGGCAGGGAATAAATGGCCATTATCATTTAAAAACTAAAGATTATGTTCATAATACCAAGCCAAAAAATTTATTACAAACATATTTTGTAGACCTAGAAGAGGAAAAATCATTTCAAAGAGTCATCAGTTTTCAGTTGCAACAACAGATTGCTGAATGTCTCAGGGAAAAGAAAGGTATAGTTTTGTTTCTCAACAGGCGAGGTTTTGCCAGTTATATTTCCTGTGGACAGTGCGGTCAGGTAATGAAATGCCCAGATTGTAGCTCATTGTTATCTTATCACAGAGAAGCAAAAAATAGCTTTTTTCTCTGTCATAATTGTGGGAATAAGATATCCTATAGTAGAAATTGTCCCAATTGTGGAAAACAAGCCTTAAAACCTATGGGATTTGGAATCCAATATGTGGAAGATATAATTCACCGAATGTTCCCTAAAGCAGTAATTCAACGTTTTGATAAGGATGTTGCTCCTAATTTTAGGATTCAAAAACAATTACTGCACAGGTTTCAAGAGGGAGAAATAGATATACTAATAGGTACTCAGTTATTATTTCAGAAGTTAAATTTCCAGCAGGTCTATTTAGTTGGTTTTATTTTAGTTGACCATCTTTTAAATATTCCCGATTATAGGTCTGCTGAAATTACCTTTCAATTTATTTATCGGGTAATTCTAAGCTTATTAGAACAAAAAAAACCAAAAATTTTATTAATCCAAACCTGTCAACCTGAACATCATAGCCTACAGGGGATAAAAGGGTTAAGTTATCCTTTATTTTATCAGAAGGAGATAACGCTCAGAAAAGAATTAGAATACCCCCCCTTTACTAAGATAATAAGGATTGATTTTGCTGGAGCTAGCCAGGATCTGGTGAGAAAAAGTGCCCTAGAATTTGGAGAATTTATTCATAAATCTGATGTATGGAGTATTATGGGAAGGGATACTGTAATAAATGAAGATAATCTGCTTATAGTTAAAGATAAGGGTAGAAATAGAGTTAGTTTATTGGTTAGAATACAAAATGAAAAACAAAACTTTGAACAGGTAAGAAAAAAAATGTTCCCCTATGTTTTAAAATATCAGAAACATAAGGTTAAATTGGTAATTGATGTTGAGCCAATAAGGTTATATTAG
- a CDS encoding PASTA domain-containing protein — MDNFVARSLIIFTRILFIIFFSIGAVILGGYAAFLAYQTVFAVPVVQVPSVIGMELDAARQTLYNTGLKMVIIDDHIFPQGEHYDVITQKPPAGTEIKKNRTVEVEIRAGGTFQEIPDLVGKTIAEAEALLSEYGYQIGDIAYTLHHQLPEGRIVAQTPQAGGSKANDGKVNILVSKGLY; from the coding sequence ATGGATAATTTTGTAGCCAGATCACTGATTATATTCACCCGTATATTGTTTATCATATTTTTTAGTATTGGTGCAGTAATTTTGGGAGGATATGCTGCCTTTCTTGCCTATCAAACTGTTTTTGCGGTTCCTGTGGTTCAGGTTCCCTCGGTCATTGGCATGGAACTCGATGCTGCCCGTCAGACATTATATAACACAGGTTTAAAGATGGTGATTATTGATGACCATATCTTCCCACAGGGTGAGCATTATGATGTCATAACTCAAAAGCCGCCTGCCGGGACAGAAATAAAAAAGAATCGCACCGTAGAAGTAGAAATTAGAGCAGGAGGGACATTTCAGGAAATTCCTGATCTGGTGGGAAAGACTATTGCTGAGGCAGAAGCGCTGCTTTCAGAATATGGCTATCAAATTGGTGATATCGCTTATACTCTGCACCATCAGTTACCTGAAGGTAGAATCGTAGCTCAAACACCACAAGCGGGAGGAAGTAAAGCTAATGATGGGAAGGTCAATATATTAGTAAGTAAAGGATTATATTAA
- a CDS encoding DUF370 domain-containing protein, whose amino-acid sequence MNQFMMNIGFGNFVNLERVISILDPDSAPMKRLREEAKQSKKLVNATYGRRTRSIIITDSNHIILSALQPETVINRLNSYQKREND is encoded by the coding sequence ATGAATCAATTTATGATGAATATTGGATTTGGAAATTTTGTAAATTTAGAAAGAGTAATATCTATCTTGGACCCTGATTCAGCACCTATGAAAAGATTAAGAGAAGAGGCAAAACAATCTAAAAAATTAGTGAACGCTACCTATGGGAGGAGAACCAGGTCTATTATCATCACTGATAGTAATCACATTATTTTATCTGCCTTACAACCAGAGACAGTCATTAATCGTCTAAATAGTTATCAGAAGAGAGAAAATGATTAG
- the coaBC gene encoding bifunctional phosphopantothenoylcysteine decarboxylase/phosphopantothenate--cysteine ligase CoaBC produces MTDEKDKKVNIILGITGGISAYKSAELVRLMKKEGFQVKVVMTENATRFITPLTMAVLSENKVYTRLFSPDEEDPEIRHIFLARWANMLVIAPASADVISKLAHGIADDLLSTTMLAFQGEVIIAPAMNKVMINNSILRNNIGYLRRKGYHFIETEKGDLACGEYGDGRMTTPANIISFIKKIIGNANSLNGKTILITAAATREPIDQVRFISNYSSGKMGFALAEVAKNRGAKVILVSGPTFLQDIEGIKTIRVNTAAEMREQVLYYFDEVDVFISAAAVSDFRPVNQFKGKIKKEEADVIRLELRKNVDILKEVGEKKGKQILIGFAAEVKKLKENALSKLKSKNLDYIVANDISREDSGFGADTNKVLIIERSGKTIDLPLMSKYEVAEYLFDLVKSYFEHQSKAIIV; encoded by the coding sequence ATGACTGATGAAAAGGATAAAAAAGTAAACATAATTCTGGGTATTACAGGAGGGATTTCCGCTTATAAAAGTGCAGAGTTAGTTCGGCTGATGAAGAAAGAGGGATTTCAGGTTAAAGTAGTGATGACTGAAAATGCTACCCGTTTTATTACCCCCCTGACTATGGCAGTCTTATCTGAAAATAAGGTTTATACCAGACTCTTTTCTCCAGATGAGGAGGATCCTGAGATAAGACATATTTTTCTAGCTCGCTGGGCTAATATGCTGGTAATTGCACCGGCATCGGCAGATGTTATTTCCAAATTAGCACATGGTATAGCAGATGATTTATTAAGTACTACTATGTTAGCTTTTCAGGGTGAAGTTATCATTGCTCCAGCCATGAATAAGGTTATGATTAATAATTCGATTCTCAGAAATAATATTGGCTATCTACGAAGAAAAGGTTATCATTTTATAGAAACTGAAAAGGGTGATTTGGCTTGTGGGGAATATGGGGATGGAAGGATGACAACTCCTGCCAATATAATTAGTTTTATCAAGAAGATAATAGGTAATGCCAATTCTTTAAATGGGAAAACGATACTCATAACTGCTGCGGCAACCAGAGAACCTATAGACCAGGTTAGATTTATCTCTAATTACTCAAGCGGTAAAATGGGCTTTGCTTTAGCTGAAGTAGCAAAAAACCGTGGTGCTAAGGTAATTCTGGTTTCCGGGCCTACCTTTCTACAGGATATTGAGGGGATAAAGACTATTCGGGTAAATACTGCAGCAGAGATGAGAGAACAGGTACTGTATTATTTTGATGAGGTAGATGTATTTATTTCTGCAGCTGCGGTATCAGATTTTCGACCGGTGAATCAATTTAAAGGAAAAATAAAAAAGGAAGAAGCTGATGTTATCCGCTTAGAGTTGAGAAAAAATGTTGATATATTAAAAGAGGTTGGAGAAAAGAAAGGGAAACAGATTCTGATTGGATTTGCAGCTGAAGTGAAAAAGCTAAAAGAAAATGCCCTGTCAAAATTAAAGTCAAAAAATTTGGATTATATTGTAGCAAATGATATCAGTAGAGAAGATAGTGGATTTGGTGCCGATACCAATAAGGTATTGATTATTGAGCGTAGTGGAAAGACTATTGATTTGCCCCTGATGTCAAAATATGAAGTTGCAGAATACCTTTTTGATTTAGTAAAGTCATATTTTGAACATCAAAGTAAGGCTATTATAGTATAA